AATGGTCCTTAAAACAAACCTATCAGACCTCTCATataatggtttaaaattttgcctGTTGAGTGTGTTGTAAAGCCTTagcattttctcttctgcaaagTGAGACAGATAATGCAATCTGAGGAGGTAGCTTGAAGAAATCTTCAACACCTGtacctgttttttcctttctaaccACTTAAACCCAGTGTTACtgactgcagaaacagaaattgcttggcatccagcagctgcacagGGCAAGGGCTGTACATCATTGTTACAGAGGTTTAGCTGGGTGTTACTTTTAAGAATAATAAGGCATGAATAATTTAAGACTAGGACATTCTGATAATAATCTTTGTTTACTCCTTGTCAGCTCTAGTGCTGCTGTTTCTGGCAGGCTGTGTCCTCTTCAGCCACTGGAGTCAAAAGTTTAGAGGTTTAACCTCTCAGAGGTGAGCAGTTTTCAGATAAGTGCACCAGTTACTAGCCCAGGGGTGGAAGATGAGAGACTGACAGTGAAACCATGCTTGGAATTCACCAGGCTCAGTGCAGAGTCAGGAGGTGTTTGGAATGCTGCAGTATCCAAAGCCAGGTAGTGGCAGTCAGTCAGCCTTGGACATCTCCTCAGGCCCTTGATCTGATACTTGAGTTTGGCACCAGGAAGCTCTCTGAGCCTTTAGGAATCTTCCCTGCAGTGCATGGAAGTGACCTGTGTTTCTGATACACAGTTTCTGATAGTTCACTGTCTGTGACTCTTGTGTATTTCTACAGGACTGTAGTCTTCTGGAAAGCAGTGGCTATTTTTATGTACTGGAGATGTTTTGGCAGTTTTTGCATGCTTCAGATTTAAAGCTCTTCAAATGTGATTGGTACAAACATTTTAGCCTCTTaaatctttgcatttctttttagcACAGATGTTCAGAATTGCAGCactgcattcttttttttacaatCTTCCTTCCCAGAAAGGCAGTGTCTCTATAACATATCTACCCATTTACTTACAAACTGACGTTTCTCAACCTCAGAATTTTGCTCTGTGTTCATGCTGTCTTAATTTGGTTCTACTTCTTGTCTTCCTAAATTTTACTAAAAAATGGATGGAAGCAAGGAGTTACGGAAAGCAAAAAGTGTGTGGAATTactgtttgtattttcttactggaatatttaaaagataaaggCTGTTTGGCAGGGGTAGATAACTGGCTGTGGTCATTCTTCTCTGGATCTGTTGCTGAAcagcctgcccttcctgctcgTTGCCTTGGTAGAAGCACTCTGGAATAGTTGTAGTTTTTCACAGGATGTCAACATTTCCATAAAACAAAGGCATTGGAAGTGTCTTGTTAAGCTTGATTGCTGTTCTTGCTTACAGATCTCCACTATAGCAGAAAGTGAAGATTCACAGGAATCAGTAGACAGTgtcacagactcacagaaaagaagagaaattctttccagacGACCCTCCTACAGGTATGGAGGTGAAAAGCAGAAGCACTTTGCTTGAGGGATGTTGTCTACACAGCAGGAGACAAGCTGGGAAcgtgtggggtttttttagatttaCCACCAAATTGAAATGCCTCTTCTGCAATTGTCTTTCCATGGCATAGGATGTAAAGAGATAAGTAAATAGGAGGAGGATGAAACCTCAGTTGAGACAGAAATGAGCTGAGAATAAGCCAGCTACCCAATTTGTGAAACATCAGGGTATCAGGATGCTGGGTGCCTTAAAAATAGTTCTAATGGGTGCTTAATACATGCACTGCACTTGGTGCTGGCTCCCAGGCAGGTGTTAGGTTGTCAACTGGCTGCTCCTCACAAGCACTTCTGCTGATTCCCTTTATGCTTTATGAGGGCTTTATGGTCTCTGAATCAGGGCAGTTCCCCTGGTGTGAGGGGATAGGTTTTGatgtacttttgctttcttcaaaCCTTTTCTGTGGCTAAAAGCAGGAAACTTGATGCAAGTGgatgagagagaagagagagaaggatgtttttaagaaaaagggaAGGTTGTTTTAGCTGTACCTTGGGCTGAGAAGACCCTGGTGAGAAGCACCTGTATCTGGTGCTGATCagcacagctgctctgtgctggctcCCTTGGCTGCCTCCCAAATGAGAGTTTGAAGATAGTGCAGGTTTTTCATTCTGCACCCATATTTCCCATGCTGGGTTACTGCACTTCTCAGGTTTCTCAGGTTACGTGTCAAACAGATTTCTttaatatacacacacacatatatatatataatttttattaaaacctCTGCACCACGCTGTCTTTGCCAGAAAAATTTTGAATGACTTGTCCTCAGACGCCCCAGGAGTGCCAAGGATTGAGGAAGAGAAGTCTGAAGAGGAAGCTGCAGCACCTGCCATCGCCACTGTTACGGTGCCAACTCCCATTTACCAAACCAGCAGTGGGCAGTACAGTATGTAGTCTGAATTTCTCAGTGGTGCTAGTGAGTGGGGATGAGAAGATGAAGAGCTGTTGTTTCTAGAACTGTTTGGACTAGGACGAAGTAGGAGGTGAAAACAAGGTGATTTAGTTTGGCTGATAAGTGTGCCTTGTAAGCAGCTTCCTGTTGTAAGTATCTGAAATGCTCCATTGACATCCCAGAACTCCTTGGCAGTGCAGCTGATGCATCCTGAGGCAAAACATTGGATTCACCATCATACTGTTAGATAAGCTGCTGAAATTCAGGAATCAGCTGAGGTAATTGAgaagtttcttcttttcctggcAGACTATTAGTCCTGGATCACAAAACTGTAAACTCTTTAAAAGAATAAACATTACAGTCTGCAGACTGGAATTTAGAAAGtcctgaaaaaaataggaacttCAGCAACCTTGTTTgaaatttataataaatatgtTTCTATGTTTTCTTCATTCATTATGTTTTATAGCTATAATGCTTTAACTTAAAAGTATTGAGGATCCAACAGTAAAGCTAGAATCCACAATCCAAGTCTcacacaaacaaacacagcATGAAATAtgcagaagggagaaagaaccacttttttacatctttctcttcaaatatctttaaaatttcGTATGTGTGTTAACTCCTTAgcctatttaattttattgaagCTGCTGGGGTTTACTTACTCTGCTTTCCTACCATAACTGTAAAATAACTGCTTGTGTAGTGTGAATACTTGAGATTTTGGTGTATCTGGATGTAGGAATACTGTGACACTCTGTGGAATCATGAGTGAGGGGTGATGCTCAGTACAGCTGCGTGGCAGgattgaagggaaaaaaaaccccaacaacaaagTAAGACTGctaggaggggggaaaaaagtgtgaaaCTGGACCTTTATGATTTAAAACACTGCTATGAAGGTTGTGAGGAAGCTGTAGAGAAGTGGGGatacaaggaagaaataattaaaaaaaaatggctagCAAATAGCATCAGGGGAGACTGAAGGGCATAAAGcatggaagaggagaggaatttcagatgagaaggaaaaagaaagagctgaggaaaagagctgaataaaccaaaaagaaattcCTAACTAAGACATTAGAAAGTGTTCCCTGGCAGAGGAttgcagctcctctgtgtgATGCTGTTGTATTAGAGAAACTAAGTTGTGTTTTAGGCTGTGGTTTTTGACCCCCCAGTTGGGTTGtcacaaaaacctgaaaacctgaaagcagGATTTCTTTAGTGTACATTAAAGCCACGTGTCTGATTTGAGGGTGTGTAGGGGTCCAAGGGATTTAACTCAATATTCTTCCATACCTAGGCTTATTACTGTCAGTTAATGGATAAATTAGTGTCTTAAATGCTGtgtcaatttttcttttgttttcagttgctATTACCCAAGGAGGAGCAATACAGCTGTCTAACAATGGCACAGATGGGGTACAAGGTCTGCAGACATTGACAATGACCAATGCAGCTGCAACCCAGCCTGGCACCACCATTTTGCAGTATGCACAGACCACAGATGGGCAACAGATACTTGTACCCAGCAACCAAGTTGTTGTACAAGGTGAGAAAATTCACAGCCAGTCACTCTGTAAAAGATTTTCTCCATGCAGATAAAAGGCACCTAGCTAACTCCTTGAAATCTGTTCAGAAACAGTATAAACAGCTTTGGCACAGGTGAGTGTCCTTAGAATAAACAGAATTATGAAAGGAAATTTTGGACAGAGCTATTTGTCACATTTTCTTGGAGCCCTTCTCTTCAGGTGGGTAAAATTGTGAATATTTTGCGTCTgcttccaaaaccaaaatattaataTTCAGATTGATacagttttaaatgttttggttCTGCTTCTTAGAATAACATACTTGTCTTTGATTTTCCATGCTgtatttgctgcattttttttaatttgttttgcagaaaCTCATACCCCTTTAGAGTTAGAGTTCTGAGTTCTCCCAAGTAGTCAGCAACAACAGTAAATTTAAAGTGAAGGATCacagttaggaaaaaaagttggtTCATACTTTTTGTTTCTACAAGCACTTTTTAGttaattagtaattttttcccctttctaatTTTTCCAATTACAAGCCATGATGTCTCACTGTCATGACTTTTATACCGAGTCACCAAGAACTTAATCATTGAGCCTGAGAATCATAGTGTAGTTTAGGAAAGTGTTTCAAGAGATCATTTGGTCTAGCCCTCTACCTAGAGCAAGCAGGGCTCCTTAAACTTAGagtatgttggttttttttactgcattaaAATCTATGGCttgatttattaaaaatctaGATGGTATTGAAAAACtggtttattaaaaataacagaaaatgcACCCCTGCTCTAATGATTGTGAAGCAGGGGATAGGAAAGTTATCCCATGAGGAGGTCTCCAGGCATCAGTAGCCAAGAAAAACATTGTTATTGCATTGATTGTCTGATTTTTATGTTCTTGaggatgtggggtttttttaggtgcTATCAAACTGTTTCACAAGGTTGGGGAAATACAGCGTTACCAAAAAGAAAGCCCAAGCAACCCAAGGCCTTCTAGAGAAGTTATGTGCCAGTCTTGCACTCTCTCTTTCTCATTGGAGTAAATGAGTAAAAATCTCTACACCTTTTTTTGTAGCAAGTACTCACCTGTGcagtttctgcttctgcagacaGGTGTTGGGAGCACAGCTAGAAACACTGTGCCCACCCTGCCTTCTCctaaaaagcagagaagtaaaaagaaatgtaCTCAGGGAGAAAGAAGCACTGCAGCAAGGCAGCCCCGAGTGTCCAAGCCCCAGTGAAGATCCTCCGTCAGGGATGCCCCAAACCTCCCGTGGGTTCATACACTCAGTCCGAGGTGGCCACccctccctgctgtgctgcatcCCCGGGGTGTGGGTGTGGATGTGGGTGTGGATGTGGGTGTGGGTGTAAGGATGCTCTTTGCAGCAGGATGGGctgtgctgcctcccagctgaCCCTGGTGTTCCTTTGCAGCTGCCTCAGGAGATGTGCAGACCTACCAGATCCGCACGgcccccaccagcaccatcGCGCCCGGCGTGGTCATggcctcctccccagcactgcccgCCCAGCCCGCAGAGGAGGCTGCCAGGAAGAGGGAAGTCAGGCTGATGAAGAACAGGCACGTGCAGACACCACACACTGGGGGGTTTTATACTCACTCACACCCAGCACCTGCCACCTGCGTCTGCTGCAGCCTCGAGGAGGCTTCAGGGGAGACCCTGTGGCCGTGTTCCGGGCTGCAAAGGTGGCGGAGACTCCCTGTGTGCAAGGGGCACAAgtttgctcctggggagatttcAGTTaaacacaacaggaaaaatttccCCTCTaaggacagtcagacactgtccctcccaggggaaggggtggactCCCAGGCTTTGAAAAGTTTTTAAGTCTTAGGACAACAGAATGCTGGGACATATATAAGCGGTAATTCTAGACGGGTCAAACCAGGTGACCCctgaggtttcttccaacctgACACTCTGTGATTCTCTGCATTGAGCCAAAGTGTTAAGCACTGAGGATCCTTCTTagtcatttttcaaaatactttctgCAGAATTTGCCTGTATCTAAGGATGCAGAGCGAGGAGGCACATCTGCTAATGCACTGTGTAACTTGAGGACTCCTCCTGTGAGGTGTTGTGAATTTGGCTGTTGCCATGAGGAGAAAAGTCATTGGTGAGAGGTTTGCATGGCTGCAGATACATTCCTGATTGCTCTGAGTGAATGCATTTGTGCAGTAAGAACTGCTGAATTCATCTGCCAGCCTGAAAAAACCTCCTATGTTGTGCAGGTGTCCTTATCTTCTGCAGATTGCTGAGCTGTGAACACAATAGAAAGTTACATGAGAGGCACAGTGCTTATCTGAGGGGCTTTAATGTAATAAATGGTGCTAAACAGCAGAGCTCACTTTTTCTAAAAGGTTTTTGTACAGAACGTCACCCTTCTCCCCTTTGTATTTACTTTTCTGGTATCAGTGAGTAGCAGATGTCACCCTTTCAGGTTCTGCattcaagaaaatattaatttgcatTCTGAATCCCTTCATTTAGTCAGCAGTCTTGTTCCACTAACAGAAAGCTTTTGTGTATGagaaagccaagaaaaacaATGGGGGATTACCCCCACTTGAGTTAAATTGAAGGCTGTTGCAACAGTATCTTGTCACGTGTGATGCTGCCTGCTTAATAGGTATTTGCAAATCTGGGCTCCAGAGGAAAGCAGGGGAAAGGGACAGAGAGAGGCAGATGGTGAGGTGGTACTTAATGGGGGATTACAGTGTAAATATTCATAGATACTCTTGTGCAAATTTTCTGTGTAAATTTTTTACATTCTAAAAGCCCTCTTTTAATTCAGCATAACTCTAGCTGTTTATAATGAATTGCTAATGCACACAGGCTTGAGGTGGCTTAATTTACAGCCCAAGCTGGCACAGGGatgacaaaacaaaaggaagagtTGTTAGCCAGGAAGATAGATGAGTGGTTTGCACTGGAAGACACTTCATGGTCCAGTAGTGTTTAATCTCCTGGAGACACAGGCAACAGCCCAAGATGTCTGAAATTCTGCGTGCTGCACGTGGCCCCTGCGGGCGTGTGAAGCTGTGTCTGTAGCTGTGACAGATGGATACCTGGCTCCTTCCAGGGCTTACCAACTAGGTTTGCTTCACCCTCTCTCATTTGTGGAGCAGAACTCCAAAAATGACttttcaaaacttaaaaaaaattcttcttacTGGGTAGGTCCTGgaacagagatatttttttttatctagtaTTAAAGCAGCTGAACTGGGTTCAGCTTGGTCTTTACAAGCAAGTCTTAAAAGTTTGACTGTTCTGAAGTCTGCTTCAGCACATTAACACTGCCTTGTTCTTGGCACAGCAGACAAGGACTAGAGAATGATAATTTGATAGTGGGttggttttgtgattttttttaatttgagttGTTTGAAATTACTAATTGAGTTTCAATTACTAGTCATGCTGGCAGTGATGCCAGCATGATTAGTAAAATGAAAGTATTGCTTGAGAGCAAATACACAGATGCTTTaaagacatcttttttttttcatctgttgaACATGCTGACCATTAAGTTTTGGTTGGACTTcagcaaatggaaaagagagagagatcaaTAGGTGAACGTTAGTCTTACCtatgtttttattattcatctctttattataataaaataaacgGGACCATTGCAGCAGCATTTGACTCAGCCCAAAGGCTCTAGCATAAATCCTGTGAGCAGAATGTTGTCATGGAATAGGATTCTTTTCTCAGAGAAGCAGAATTTGcttg
The nucleotide sequence above comes from Heliangelus exortis chromosome 6, bHelExo1.hap1, whole genome shotgun sequence. Encoded proteins:
- the CREB1 gene encoding cyclic AMP-responsive element-binding protein 1 isoform X3, whose product is MPAAHATSSAPTVTLVQLPNGQTVQVHGVIQAAQPSVIQSPQVQTVQISTIAESEDSQESVDSVTDSQKRREILSRRPSYRKILNDLSSDAPGVPRIEEEKSEEEAAAPAIATVTVPTPIYQTSSGQYIAITQGGAIQLSNNGTDGVQGLQTLTMTNAAATQPGTTILQYAQTTDGQQILVPSNQVVVQAASGDVQTYQIRTAPTSTIAPGVVMASSPALPAQPAEEAARKREVRLMKNRHAARECRRKKKEYVKCLENRVAVLENQNKTLIEELKALKDLYCHKSD
- the CREB1 gene encoding cyclic AMP-responsive element-binding protein 1 isoform X4, which gives rise to MPAAHATSSAPTVTLVQLPNGQTVQVHGVIQAAQPSVIQSPQVQTVQISTIAESEDSQESVDSVTDSQKRREILSRRPSYRKILNDLSSDAPGVPRIEEEKSEEEAAAPAIATVTVPTPIYQTSSGQYIAITQGGAIQLSNNGTDGVQGLQTLTMTNAAATQPGTTILQYAQTTDGQQILVPSNQVVVQAASGDVQTYQIRTAPTSTIAPGVVMASSPALPAQPAEEAARKREVRLMKNREAARECRRKKKEYVKCLENRVAVLENQNKTLIEELKALKDLYCHKSD
- the CREB1 gene encoding cyclic AMP-responsive element-binding protein 1 isoform X2; translation: MTMESGAENQQSGDAAVTEAETQQMTVQAQPQIATLAQVSMPAAHATSSAPTVTLVQLPNGQTVQVHGVIQAAQPSVIQSPQVQTVQISTIAESEDSQESVDSVTDSQKRREILSRRPSYRKILNDLSSDAPGVPRIEEEKSEEEAAAPAIATVTVPTPIYQTSSGQYIAITQGGAIQLSNNGTDGVQGLQTLTMTNAAATQPGTTILQYAQTTDGQQILVPSNQVVVQAASGDVQTYQIRTAPTSTIAPGVVMASSPALPAQPAEEAARKREVRLMKNREAARECRRKKKEYVKCLENRVAVLENQNKTLIEELKALKDLYCHKSD
- the CREB1 gene encoding cyclic AMP-responsive element-binding protein 1 isoform X1 — encoded protein: MTMESGAENQQSGDAAVTEAETQQMTVQAQPQIATLAQVSMPAAHATSSAPTVTLVQLPNGQTVQVHGVIQAAQPSVIQSPQVQTVQISTIAESEDSQESVDSVTDSQKRREILSRRPSYRKILNDLSSDAPGVPRIEEEKSEEEAAAPAIATVTVPTPIYQTSSGQYIAITQGGAIQLSNNGTDGVQGLQTLTMTNAAATQPGTTILQYAQTTDGQQILVPSNQVVVQAASGDVQTYQIRTAPTSTIAPGVVMASSPALPAQPAEEAARKREVRLMKNRHAARECRRKKKEYVKCLENRVAVLENQNKTLIEELKALKDLYCHKSD